One Aspergillus oryzae RIB40 DNA, chromosome 2 genomic window carries:
- a CDS encoding uncharacterized protein (predicted protein) — protein MSQHVLLLGATGQTGNSILNGLLEHGEYEVAALVRPSSAGTPKVKAVAERDVKIIAADITGPVDDLASILRDFDVVISAIDALSMHAQENLVTAAKQAGVKRFVPCAFITVCPPGGKSLTAIPQKEAIYQHIRKLHLPYTIIDVGFWHQVSFPTVPSGRVDYASMYAPNTTIHAGGNAPNLLTDLRDIGPFVARIIADPRTLNRSVYTWSDVLTQNEIFDMMEEMSGEKIERTYMSAETIETAIATFKETLEKEPENIPARLALTMFQYFLSKAIRGDNRPEYAKYLGYLDARELYPDFEPRSFRSYLKEVLDGKAEKVYKDNEGIEQLKKWFFESGLPL, from the exons ATGTCCCAACACGTACTCCTCCTGGGTGCCACCGGCCAGACAGGCAATTCTATCCTTAATGGACTCCTTGAGCACGGCGAATAT GAAGTCGCTGCGTTGGTTCGTCCTTCGTCAGCTGGAACACCGAAAGTGAAGGCTGTGGCCGAACGGGATGTGAAGATCATCGCTGCCGATATCACCGGCCCGGTGGATGATCTAGCTAGCATCCTCCGTGACTTCGATGTTGTGATTAGTGCCATCGATGCCTTGAGCATGCACGCTCAGGAGAATCTAGTCACCGCTGCGAAGCAGGCCGGCGTGAAGCGGTTTGTGCCGTGCGCATTTATCACTGTGTGTCCGCCGGGTG GAAAGTCGCTAACAGCTATACCACAGAAAGAAGCGATATACCAACATATCCGCAAGCTTCACCTCCCCTACACCATCATCGACGTCGGATTCTGGCACCAGGTCTCCTTTCCAACTGTTCCATCCGGCCGCGTAGACTACGCCTCCATGTATGCGCCCAACACAACCATCCACGCAGGCGGCAACGCACCAAACCTCCTCACCGACCTTCGTGACATAGGCCCCTTCGTCGCGCGCATTATCGCCGACCCCCGCACCCTCAATCGATCAGTCTACACATGGTCCGACGTGCTGACTCAGAACGAGATTTTTGAcatgatggaggagatgagcGGCGAAAAGATAGAACGCACTTACATGTCCGCTGAGACAATTGAAACGGCCATTGCGACCTTTAAAGAGACTCTCGAGAAGGAACCAGAAAATATACCCGCCCGTCTTGCGCTGACCATGTTTCAATATTTCCTCAGTAAAGCTATCCGGGGTGATAACCGGCCGGAGTATGCGAAGTATTTGGGTTACTTGGATGCCAGGGAGTTGTATCCGGATTTTGAACCGAGGAGCTTCAGGAGCTACTTGAAAGAGGTCCTCGATGGcaaggcagagaaggtgTATAAGGATAACGAGGGTATTgagcagttgaagaaatggTTCTTTGAGTCAGGTTTGCCGCTTTAG